A DNA window from Pseudomonas sp. B21-056 contains the following coding sequences:
- a CDS encoding GlxA family transcriptional regulator has translation MKTISTYETPTDENTEVAVKPDLRVGFILMNQFTLVPVAGLVDSLRFAADKSFRSQQIFCKWDWMTCNDQPITASCGMPISPTKPLSVIGEYDYVVLAGGLLSETRDPPDWLLDLLRELHAAKTPIIALCSGSFVLGKAGLLDGRRCTVHFTIREEFTQRFPKAEVLVDKSYVDDDGIITCPGGTAIDLAANLISHHCGTIRAQKGLEYLLVDDEEIQRQTPNEKSRVTELHVYKNDMVERAISYMRSHMDAPGSLRSVAESVGTNERQLHRAFMSSTNESPAHYWRKLRLDHAKKLLMNTNQHVTQIAYATGFSDASHFILWFRKQFGETPCSFRKRRHDAEKLINTGH, from the coding sequence ATGAAGACAATCAGCACATACGAAACGCCCACGGACGAGAACACCGAAGTCGCGGTGAAGCCTGACCTGCGTGTCGGTTTCATTCTGATGAATCAGTTCACCCTCGTTCCGGTGGCCGGCCTGGTGGACTCCCTGCGATTCGCCGCGGATAAATCGTTCCGCAGCCAGCAGATCTTCTGCAAATGGGACTGGATGACCTGCAACGATCAGCCGATCACGGCCAGTTGCGGCATGCCGATCTCACCGACCAAACCCCTGAGCGTCATCGGCGAATACGACTATGTCGTCCTGGCCGGGGGCCTGCTGAGTGAAACCCGCGATCCGCCGGACTGGCTGCTGGACCTCCTGCGTGAACTGCATGCGGCCAAGACGCCCATCATCGCCCTGTGTTCCGGCTCTTTCGTGCTCGGCAAGGCCGGCCTGCTGGACGGACGTCGCTGCACCGTGCACTTCACCATCCGTGAAGAGTTCACGCAGCGTTTCCCCAAGGCCGAAGTGCTGGTGGACAAGAGCTATGTCGATGACGACGGCATCATCACCTGCCCCGGTGGCACGGCCATCGACCTGGCGGCCAACCTGATCAGCCACCATTGCGGCACGATCCGCGCCCAGAAAGGCCTGGAATACCTGCTGGTGGACGACGAGGAAATCCAGCGGCAGACGCCGAACGAGAAGTCCCGTGTCACCGAACTGCATGTCTACAAGAACGACATGGTCGAGCGCGCCATCAGCTACATGCGCAGCCACATGGATGCCCCCGGTTCGCTGCGCTCGGTGGCGGAAAGTGTCGGCACCAATGAACGCCAGCTCCATCGCGCGTTCATGTCCAGCACCAACGAATCACCGGCGCACTACTGGCGCAAACTGCGTCTGGACCATGCGAAAAAGCTGCTGATGAACACCAACCAGCACGTCACCCAGATCGCCTACGCCACAGGCTTTTCCGATGCGTCGCACTTCATCCTGTGGTTTCGCAAGCAGTTCGGCGAAACGCCGTGCTCGTTCCGCAAGCGCCGGCATGATGCGGAGAAGTTGATCAATACGGGACACTGA
- a CDS encoding NAD(P)/FAD-dependent oxidoreductase: protein MYRGFWYAQALDLDSHLAPTLEGNEQADVCIIGGGYLGLWSAIRLKQAHPTWRIVIIERDRCGSGASGRNGGIATNWWAKYLSVMSICGEKEARRICEAAESAIDEIGSFCREHDIDAQYRKDGWLWTASNKRQVNSWKVLTDSLEQHGVNPFQTLTPEQVRQRTGSPRMMGGIFDPNAATVQPAMLARGLRRVALKLGVVIYENSPLTHLERSEQPVVHTAGGRIQAKKVVVAMNAWGAQFPELRRMVAIMSSDMVATAPVKNRLDQIGFSGGECITDSRTVLNYYRNTPDGRIVFGKPLGQFAFAGKIGDLYERPTPAAEKVAAEMYSFYPQLKDVPVVSSWTGPIDRAMKGLPNFGRLGGHPNIVFGIGFSGNGVATTVFASRIIKSLVEDANDEWSNCGLVNQKMKMFPPEPFRFIGAHMVRDALVRKESLEDENQDASFLTTQLASLAPAGYVPAQKK, encoded by the coding sequence ATGTACCGTGGCTTCTGGTATGCACAGGCGCTCGATCTCGACAGTCATCTCGCTCCGACGCTTGAAGGTAATGAACAGGCCGATGTCTGCATCATCGGCGGTGGCTATCTCGGCTTGTGGTCGGCCATCCGGCTCAAGCAGGCTCATCCGACCTGGCGGATCGTGATCATCGAGCGCGACCGCTGCGGTTCCGGCGCCAGTGGACGCAACGGCGGCATCGCCACCAACTGGTGGGCCAAGTACCTGTCGGTCATGAGCATCTGCGGCGAGAAGGAAGCACGCCGGATCTGTGAGGCTGCCGAGTCCGCCATCGACGAGATCGGCAGTTTCTGCCGTGAGCACGATATCGATGCCCAGTACCGCAAGGACGGCTGGCTGTGGACCGCCAGCAACAAGCGCCAGGTCAACTCCTGGAAGGTGCTGACCGATAGCCTGGAGCAGCACGGGGTCAACCCGTTCCAGACCCTCACCCCGGAGCAGGTGCGCCAGCGCACCGGTTCACCACGGATGATGGGCGGCATCTTCGACCCCAACGCCGCCACCGTGCAGCCGGCCATGCTGGCCCGTGGTCTGCGCCGTGTGGCCCTGAAGCTGGGCGTGGTGATCTACGAGAATTCGCCGCTGACGCACCTGGAGCGCAGCGAGCAGCCTGTGGTGCACACCGCTGGCGGCCGGATCCAGGCGAAGAAAGTGGTGGTGGCGATGAACGCCTGGGGCGCGCAGTTCCCGGAATTGCGTCGCATGGTCGCCATCATGTCCAGCGACATGGTCGCCACCGCGCCGGTCAAGAACCGTCTGGACCAGATCGGTTTCAGCGGCGGCGAATGCATCACCGACTCGCGCACGGTGCTGAACTACTACCGCAACACCCCCGATGGCCGCATCGTATTCGGCAAGCCCCTGGGCCAGTTCGCGTTCGCCGGCAAGATCGGTGATCTGTATGAGCGGCCAACGCCCGCAGCGGAGAAAGTCGCGGCCGAGATGTACAGCTTCTATCCGCAGCTCAAGGACGTCCCGGTGGTGAGCAGCTGGACCGGTCCTATCGACCGCGCCATGAAGGGCTTGCCGAACTTCGGCCGGCTCGGCGGGCACCCGAACATCGTGTTCGGTATCGGTTTCTCGGGTAACGGTGTCGCCACCACGGTGTTTGCCAGCCGGATCATCAAGTCGCTGGTCGAGGATGCCAATGACGAATGGTCCAACTGTGGCCTGGTGAACCAGAAAATGAAGATGTTCCCGCCAGAGCCGTTCCGTTTCATCGGGGCTCATATGGTGCGTGACGCGCTGGTGCGCAAGGAGTCCCTGGAGGACGAAAACCAGGATGCCAGTTTCCTGACCACGCAACTCGCTTCGCTGGCACCGGCCGGCTACGTCCCAGCACAAAAAAAATAG
- a CDS encoding LacI family DNA-binding transcriptional regulator: MNNRTKRPTIATVAEHAGLSVATVDRVLNARAPVSPATAEQVFQAAEKVGYFAARLIGQRIRERRPSYRFGILLLGTAQAFYGNVAAAITEAAQRQAGANLSIQFEYVFDRTPSAIIAQIEQLAVQCDGLAVVSFAHPLINACIAQIRTAGVPVIALLSDIHEMADEPYVGQDNHEVGRTMGWLMAHTCGTHEGSVGVLLGGHRFLGHQARIDGLRSYLAAHAPGLRLLEAVINLDNNDITEEATLDLLARHDDLCGLCVVGGGGDGIITALSQLPNRPSLCSILQESTELSRQALAQGLISLVIDSQPRLLAQALVDLLVELQTAPAFDPVRHRIHIPLQIMTSENARP; the protein is encoded by the coding sequence ATGAACAACCGCACCAAACGCCCAACCATCGCCACCGTCGCCGAGCACGCCGGGTTGAGTGTCGCGACCGTGGACCGGGTGCTCAATGCCCGGGCGCCGGTCAGCCCGGCCACGGCCGAACAGGTGTTCCAGGCCGCGGAAAAGGTCGGCTATTTCGCCGCCCGGCTGATCGGCCAACGGATCCGTGAGCGCCGTCCCAGCTACCGCTTCGGCATTCTCCTGCTCGGCACCGCCCAGGCGTTCTATGGCAACGTGGCCGCTGCCATCACGGAAGCGGCGCAGCGTCAGGCCGGCGCCAATCTGAGCATTCAGTTCGAATACGTCTTCGATCGCACACCCAGCGCGATCATTGCCCAGATCGAACAACTGGCGGTGCAGTGCGACGGCCTGGCCGTGGTCAGCTTCGCGCACCCGTTGATCAACGCCTGTATTGCCCAGATCAGAACCGCCGGCGTGCCGGTGATCGCGCTGCTGTCCGATATCCATGAGATGGCCGATGAACCTTACGTCGGCCAGGATAACCATGAAGTCGGGCGCACCATGGGTTGGCTGATGGCCCACACCTGCGGCACCCATGAGGGCAGTGTCGGGGTGCTGCTCGGTGGTCATCGCTTCCTCGGCCACCAGGCCCGGATCGACGGGCTGCGCAGCTACCTGGCGGCGCATGCCCCCGGCCTGCGACTGCTGGAAGCGGTAATCAACCTGGACAATAACGACATCACCGAAGAGGCGACCCTGGACCTGCTGGCGCGGCATGACGACCTGTGTGGCTTGTGTGTGGTCGGCGGAGGTGGCGACGGCATCATCACCGCCCTGTCGCAACTGCCGAACCGGCCGTCGCTGTGCAGCATCCTGCAGGAGTCCACCGAGCTCTCGCGCCAGGCCCTGGCGCAGGGCCTGATCAGCCTGGTCATCGATTCCCAGCCGCGATTGCTGGCGCAAGCGCTGGTTGATCTACTGGTGGAATTGCAGACCGCGCCAGCCTTCGATCCGGTTCGGCATCGCATCCATATCCCGTTGCAGATCATGACCTCAGAGAATGCTCGTCCCTGA
- a CDS encoding NAD(P)/FAD-dependent oxidoreductase, translating to MNAANAPLIIVGAGHAGGRAALTLREEGYAGRLILIGDESHPPYERPPLSKGLLQGTAELAGFSLCDGSRLAELDIEHLAGNPVKSLDPQQHRLQLADGRWLDYARLLLATGGRARRLPRVPKHLANVLYLRTHDEALRLRAGLQPGTRLVIIGGGFIGLEVAATARALGCAVTVLEAGPRLAGRVLPERLSHALLALHRSQGVEVRLNVAIEAVQGDTRVESVQLVDGELLPCDLLVIGIGMQPNIELAVSAGLAVGQGIRVDAQLRTSAPDIFAAGDVCEFRLHPQGVFQRQETWRNAENQGRHAALNLLGHELPFEVIPGFWSDQYDWGLQTVGVISNTQPTTSRALANGGFLMFYLDTEQRLQGACGWGLGNSIAKDIKLCERLIASRSRLAVDTLADADVSLKQLLRT from the coding sequence ATGAATGCTGCCAACGCTCCACTGATTATCGTCGGCGCCGGGCATGCCGGTGGCCGCGCGGCGCTGACCCTGCGCGAGGAAGGTTATGCGGGTCGTTTGATCCTGATTGGCGATGAATCTCATCCACCTTATGAGCGTCCACCACTGTCCAAGGGGCTGTTGCAGGGCACGGCCGAACTGGCGGGATTCAGCCTGTGTGACGGCAGCCGGCTCGCCGAACTGGACATCGAACATTTGGCTGGCAACCCGGTGAAGAGTCTCGATCCGCAACAACACCGGTTGCAGTTGGCCGACGGTCGCTGGCTGGATTATGCACGCTTGTTGCTGGCGACCGGGGGCAGGGCGCGGCGATTGCCCAGGGTGCCCAAGCATCTGGCCAATGTGCTTTATCTGCGCACCCATGACGAAGCGTTGAGGTTGCGTGCTGGGCTGCAACCGGGCACGCGCCTGGTGATCATCGGCGGCGGCTTCATCGGCCTCGAAGTGGCCGCCACCGCCCGAGCCTTGGGTTGCGCCGTCACTGTGCTTGAAGCCGGACCACGGCTGGCGGGCCGCGTCCTGCCGGAGCGACTGTCCCACGCGCTGCTGGCGTTGCATCGCAGTCAGGGTGTGGAGGTACGGCTGAACGTCGCCATTGAGGCGGTGCAGGGCGACACCCGCGTCGAGTCGGTGCAGCTGGTCGACGGCGAGCTGCTGCCGTGCGACCTGCTGGTCATCGGTATCGGCATGCAACCCAACATTGAACTGGCGGTGTCCGCCGGACTGGCCGTCGGCCAGGGCATCCGCGTCGACGCCCAATTACGCACCAGTGCGCCGGACATCTTCGCCGCCGGTGATGTCTGCGAGTTTCGGCTGCATCCACAGGGTGTTTTTCAGCGTCAGGAAACCTGGCGCAATGCCGAAAACCAGGGGCGTCACGCCGCCCTGAACCTGCTGGGCCATGAACTGCCCTTCGAGGTGATCCCCGGCTTCTGGTCCGACCAGTACGACTGGGGGCTCCAGACCGTGGGCGTGATTTCAAATACGCAACCGACGACGAGCCGGGCCCTCGCAAACGGTGGTTTCCTGATGTTCTACCTCGATACCGAGCAACGCCTGCAAGGCGCCTGCGGCTGGGGCCTGGGCAACAGCATTGCCAAGGACATCAAGCTGTGTGAGCGGCTGATCGCCAGCCGAAGCCGCCTCGCCGTGGACACCCTGGCCGATGCTGACGTGTCGCTCAAACAATTACTAAGGACCTGA
- a CDS encoding sugar phosphate isomerase/epimerase family protein — translation MREFLIFQSLWAMQDHRGECTLALEAQLEKIAAAGFDGITDHFWVPSHAARLHAAAKALDLHIEGQLFPRSVDDLEAALDVAVRHGCHHLTLQADIRPRTLSQAVELIEGWQRLAEQVDFPILLETHRYRLSNDLLFTLDLLEQMPDLKLLADLSHYVVGREMPEPAAAEDDEYIQRILRHSWGFHGRVSNGEQVQVPLGFAQHRPWLERFLGWWRYGIEDWLARPNTPASLSFTCELGPPPYAITGADGRDITDRWDEALMLKQLMREVWRDCRASGEG, via the coding sequence ATGCGTGAATTCCTGATCTTTCAATCGCTCTGGGCCATGCAGGATCACCGTGGCGAATGCACGCTTGCCCTCGAGGCGCAGCTGGAAAAAATTGCCGCCGCTGGCTTCGACGGCATCACCGATCATTTCTGGGTGCCTTCCCACGCTGCGCGTCTGCACGCCGCTGCCAAGGCACTCGATCTGCACATCGAAGGCCAGCTCTTTCCCCGTAGCGTGGATGACCTGGAGGCCGCACTCGACGTCGCCGTGCGCCATGGCTGTCATCATCTCACGCTGCAAGCCGACATCCGGCCGCGCACGCTGAGTCAGGCGGTCGAACTGATCGAGGGCTGGCAACGCCTGGCCGAGCAGGTGGACTTTCCGATCCTCCTGGAAACCCATCGCTACCGCCTGAGCAATGACTTGCTGTTCACGTTGGACCTGCTCGAGCAGATGCCCGACCTGAAACTGCTGGCGGACCTGTCCCACTACGTCGTGGGGCGCGAGATGCCAGAACCAGCCGCCGCCGAAGATGACGAATACATCCAGCGTATCCTGCGCCACAGTTGGGGCTTCCATGGCCGTGTCAGCAACGGCGAACAGGTCCAGGTGCCCTTGGGTTTCGCCCAGCACCGACCCTGGCTGGAGCGATTCCTCGGCTGGTGGCGCTACGGAATCGAGGACTGGCTGGCCCGCCCGAACACCCCCGCCAGCCTGTCCTTCACCTGCGAACTCGGCCCGCCGCCCTACGCGATTACTGGGGCCGACGGGCGCGATATCACCGATCGCTGGGATGAGGCGTTGATGTTGAAGCAGTTGATGCGTGAGGTCTGGAGGGATTGTCGGGCTTCAGGCGAGGGCTGA
- a CDS encoding MocE family 2Fe-2S type ferredoxin: MTDQWIDVCAVGEINEEDVIRFDHGPHTYAVYRSADDEFFATAGLCTHESIHLADGLVMDHVIECPKHNGRFDYRSGKALGAPVCVNLRTYPIRVEAGRVLLGIDV; the protein is encoded by the coding sequence ATGACCGATCAATGGATCGACGTTTGCGCCGTGGGCGAAATAAACGAAGAGGATGTCATTCGTTTCGACCACGGCCCGCACACCTATGCCGTCTACCGCTCCGCGGACGATGAGTTTTTCGCCACCGCCGGCCTGTGCACCCATGAATCCATTCACTTGGCCGATGGCCTGGTGATGGACCATGTCATCGAATGCCCCAAGCACAACGGGCGTTTCGACTACCGCTCCGGCAAGGCCCTGGGCGCACCGGTGTGCGTCAACCTCAGGACCTATCCGATCCGGGTCGAGGCGGGGCGTGTCCTGCTCGGCATCGACGTTTAA
- a CDS encoding DMT family transporter produces the protein MSRQFAEAASTHHSRGIALCLTSMLVFASQDGITKFLVKEFSVAQLLMVRYWVFVVCVVGYLAWKGELRGAVRSKLPRLQVVRSLLALGEAAIFGWGLKYLGLADCHALFAVFPLLTLALAGVFLGEFIGLRHWVAALVGFVGTLVILRPGFGIFDPAALIPLLAATTFAVYNLLSRRISQTDSFATNMLYMAVIGAIASTCFGIPAWQAPTPVQWGLLGVYAVAGMTGHLLLIKALEFAPAAVLQPFNYSLLVFATLVGLLVFGEFPDLHTIAGGLLILAGGIYAVRAR, from the coding sequence ATGTCCAGACAGTTTGCCGAGGCGGCCTCGACTCATCACAGTCGCGGAATCGCTCTGTGCCTGACTTCGATGCTGGTGTTCGCTTCCCAGGATGGGATCACCAAATTCCTCGTCAAGGAGTTCTCCGTCGCGCAACTGCTGATGGTGCGTTACTGGGTGTTCGTGGTGTGTGTCGTTGGCTACCTGGCATGGAAAGGCGAGTTACGCGGCGCGGTGCGTAGCAAACTCCCCAGGCTCCAGGTCGTGCGTTCGCTATTGGCGCTGGGCGAGGCGGCGATTTTCGGTTGGGGGCTGAAGTACCTCGGGCTTGCCGATTGCCATGCGCTTTTCGCGGTGTTCCCGTTGTTGACCCTGGCGTTGGCAGGTGTCTTTCTCGGCGAGTTCATTGGCCTGCGCCACTGGGTCGCCGCGCTGGTGGGCTTCGTCGGTACCCTGGTCATCCTGCGGCCCGGTTTCGGCATTTTCGATCCGGCGGCGTTGATTCCGTTGCTGGCGGCGACAACTTTTGCCGTGTACAACCTGCTGTCCCGACGTATAAGCCAGACCGATTCATTCGCTACCAATATGCTGTACATGGCGGTGATCGGCGCCATCGCTTCCACCTGCTTCGGGATTCCCGCGTGGCAGGCCCCAACGCCTGTGCAGTGGGGCCTGCTCGGGGTGTATGCAGTCGCCGGGATGACAGGGCACCTGTTGCTGATCAAGGCGTTGGAGTTTGCCCCGGCCGCCGTCCTGCAACCGTTCAATTACTCATTGCTGGTCTTTGCGACGTTGGTGGGGTTGTTGGTTTTCGGTGAATTTCCCGATCTGCATACCATTGCCGGCGGGCTGCTGATCCTCGCCGGCGGGATCTATGCGGTGCGGGCGAGGTAG
- a CDS encoding fatty acid desaturase family protein has translation MPEQNSASGHRDKPARRDYSLLGPEAAKAAQQGLVSANWYQSPISRKRMKELMQRRDGPALRDTAIWLLSMAVTGFGGYWFWGSWACVPFFFAYGLLYGTASNARWHETGHGTAFKTRWMNDVVYQVSSFMFMFEPHVWRWSHARHHTDTIIVGRDPEIVEPRPPSLINMVLSLFRMPYAIKTMGSVCRHAVGRMAEEERTFIPESEWPKIFTAARIWLVIYGLTVAAALYLQSWLPLMFIGLPTLYGGWLSYVFGLSQHVGLAEDVLDHRSNCRTIYMNPVLRFLYLDMNYHLEHHMYPMVPFHALAQLHAEIRHDCPPPYTSLFATFKEILPTIWKQRKDPGYFVRRPLPQRTAPAASTQAEATPA, from the coding sequence ATGCCCGAACAAAACTCAGCCTCCGGACACCGCGATAAACCCGCCCGCCGGGACTATTCACTGCTCGGACCCGAAGCCGCCAAGGCGGCGCAACAAGGCCTGGTATCGGCCAACTGGTACCAATCGCCGATTTCTCGCAAACGCATGAAGGAATTGATGCAGCGCCGCGATGGCCCGGCATTGCGCGACACCGCGATCTGGTTGCTGTCGATGGCCGTCACCGGGTTCGGTGGCTACTGGTTCTGGGGATCCTGGGCCTGCGTGCCGTTCTTCTTCGCCTATGGGCTGCTCTACGGCACGGCGTCGAATGCCCGTTGGCACGAAACCGGTCACGGCACGGCGTTCAAGACTCGCTGGATGAATGACGTGGTCTACCAGGTGTCGAGTTTCATGTTCATGTTCGAGCCCCATGTGTGGCGCTGGAGCCATGCGCGGCACCACACCGACACCATCATCGTCGGTCGCGATCCGGAGATCGTCGAGCCGCGCCCGCCAAGCCTGATCAACATGGTGCTCAGCCTGTTCAGGATGCCCTACGCGATCAAGACGATGGGGTCGGTCTGCCGGCATGCGGTCGGGCGGATGGCGGAAGAGGAGCGGACCTTCATCCCCGAATCCGAATGGCCGAAGATCTTTACGGCGGCGCGCATCTGGCTGGTGATCTATGGACTGACCGTGGCGGCTGCACTGTACCTGCAGAGCTGGTTGCCGCTGATGTTCATCGGCCTGCCGACGCTGTATGGCGGCTGGCTGTCCTATGTGTTCGGCCTTTCCCAGCATGTCGGGCTGGCCGAAGACGTGCTCGATCATCGCAGCAACTGCCGCACCATCTACATGAATCCGGTGCTGCGTTTTCTCTACCTCGACATGAACTATCACCTCGAGCATCACATGTATCCGATGGTGCCGTTTCATGCGCTGGCGCAGCTTCACGCAGAGATCCGCCACGATTGTCCGCCGCCGTATACCAGCCTGTTCGCGACGTTCAAGGAAATCCTCCCGACCATCTGGAAGCAGCGCAAGGATCCGGGCTATTTCGTCCGTCGCCCTTTGCCACAACGCACGGCGCCGGCCGCCAGCACCCAGGCTGAAGCGACACCGGCCTGA
- a CDS encoding aldehyde dehydrogenase family protein codes for MTSPLKSSFVNGAFVEPSGAEQILENRNPSDPRDIVDRFARADEQLTHVAVEAANAAASAWAASNPQLRADVLDRIGSEILARREELGRLLAREEGKVLREAMGEVDRAGRSFKFYAQEALRASGEKYESVRPGVGIDTSRQPVGVVGIISPWNFPIAIPAWKIAPALCFGNCVVFKPAEMVPSSAWALAEIISRSGLPAGVFNMLIGPGRSVGDAMMRHPLVKAISFTGSEQTGRQIAAIAVERMAKVQLEMGGKNPLIVMDDADMEVALDVALQGSFFSTGQRCTASSRLIVTEGIYPEFIARLTERTRALKVGDALDASTDIGPVADAKQLEVDLDFIRSGIAEGATLACGGERLVREGGGYFLEPALFVDVTPEMRIYREEIFGPVLSVLKVRNYEEAFAAAEDTPFGLSAGIVTTSLKHAEHFKRNSSAGMVMVNLPTAGVDYHVPFGGNRGSSYGPREQGTYAREFFTRVKTSYQLS; via the coding sequence ATGACCAGCCCCCTCAAAAGCAGCTTTGTAAACGGCGCGTTCGTCGAGCCGAGCGGTGCCGAGCAGATCCTGGAAAACCGCAATCCGTCCGACCCGCGCGACATCGTCGATCGTTTCGCCCGTGCCGACGAACAACTGACCCACGTTGCCGTCGAGGCTGCCAATGCCGCGGCGTCTGCCTGGGCTGCCAGCAATCCGCAGCTGCGCGCCGACGTGCTGGACCGCATCGGCAGCGAGATCCTGGCGCGTCGTGAAGAGCTCGGTCGTTTGCTGGCGCGCGAGGAAGGCAAGGTGCTGCGCGAGGCGATGGGCGAGGTGGACCGTGCCGGACGTTCGTTCAAGTTCTACGCCCAGGAAGCATTGCGGGCATCGGGCGAGAAGTACGAATCGGTTCGTCCTGGTGTCGGCATCGACACCAGCCGTCAACCGGTGGGCGTAGTGGGCATCATCAGTCCCTGGAACTTCCCCATTGCCATTCCGGCCTGGAAGATTGCCCCGGCCCTGTGCTTCGGCAACTGCGTGGTGTTCAAACCGGCGGAAATGGTGCCGTCGTCGGCCTGGGCACTGGCCGAGATCATCTCTCGTTCCGGCCTGCCTGCGGGCGTGTTCAACATGTTGATCGGTCCGGGTCGCAGCGTCGGTGATGCGATGATGCGCCATCCGTTGGTAAAGGCCATCAGTTTTACCGGTTCGGAGCAGACCGGTCGCCAGATCGCGGCCATTGCCGTGGAGCGCATGGCCAAGGTGCAACTGGAAATGGGTGGCAAGAACCCGCTGATCGTCATGGACGATGCGGACATGGAAGTGGCGCTGGACGTCGCGCTCCAGGGTTCGTTCTTCTCCACCGGCCAACGTTGCACCGCCAGTTCGCGGCTGATCGTGACCGAGGGGATCTACCCCGAGTTCATCGCACGCCTGACCGAGCGCACCCGGGCCTTGAAAGTTGGCGATGCGCTGGACGCTTCGACCGATATCGGCCCGGTGGCGGATGCGAAACAGCTGGAAGTCGACCTGGACTTCATCCGTTCGGGGATTGCCGAAGGCGCCACGTTGGCTTGCGGTGGCGAGCGTCTGGTGCGCGAAGGTGGCGGTTACTTCCTCGAGCCGGCGCTGTTCGTCGATGTGACGCCGGAGATGCGCATCTATCGCGAAGAAATCTTCGGGCCAGTGCTGAGCGTCCTCAAGGTGCGCAACTACGAGGAGGCGTTTGCGGCTGCCGAAGACACGCCGTTCGGGCTCTCGGCAGGCATCGTCACCACTTCCCTGAAGCATGCCGAGCACTTCAAACGCAACTCCAGCGCCGGCATGGTCATGGTCAACCTGCCCACGGCGGGGGTGGATTACCACGTACCGTTCGGTGGTAACCGTGGCTCCAGCTACGGGCCACGGGAGCAGGGGACCTATGCCCGTGAATTCTTCACCCGAGTGAAAACCAGTTATCAACTGAGCTGA
- a CDS encoding D-2-hydroxyacid dehydrogenase yields MKHRVVFLDDEGIGPGVVIPDLPFEHEWVSYHYTQPEQLVERLKGATVALTCSVPLREEHLSQLPDLQMISLALTGTDIVDVDYCQARGIKVGNVPGYATNTVAEHSVAMMFELFRRASSYHRLMQQVHAGTHEPKNIYFDFPIRDLRGRLLGIVGNGPIAKRVAELGKAIGMKVSFHDRGGRYSGPGFVSLDELLRNSDVLMINCPLTEETRDLVGAAQLAQMKPDAVIVNTGRGGVVNEAALIDAMERGQLGGAAVDVLEQEPAQPDNPIFRLIDHPNFILNPHVAWSSQDAMQGLINQALGNIAQFVNSTHSPALRSGAAR; encoded by the coding sequence ATGAAGCATCGCGTCGTATTTCTCGATGACGAGGGCATCGGGCCGGGCGTCGTCATCCCTGACTTGCCCTTCGAGCACGAGTGGGTGAGTTATCACTACACCCAACCGGAACAACTGGTCGAACGCCTGAAAGGGGCGACCGTCGCCCTGACCTGCAGTGTCCCCCTGCGCGAGGAGCATCTTTCCCAGTTGCCGGACTTGCAGATGATTTCCCTGGCGCTGACCGGCACCGACATCGTCGACGTGGACTACTGCCAGGCCCGCGGCATCAAGGTTGGCAATGTGCCGGGTTATGCCACCAACACCGTGGCCGAACATTCCGTCGCCATGATGTTCGAGTTGTTTCGCCGGGCATCCAGCTACCACCGCCTGATGCAACAGGTGCATGCCGGTACCCATGAGCCGAAGAACATCTACTTCGACTTCCCGATTCGCGATTTGCGTGGCCGCCTGCTAGGCATCGTCGGCAATGGCCCGATTGCCAAGCGTGTCGCCGAACTGGGCAAGGCCATCGGCATGAAGGTGAGCTTTCATGACCGTGGCGGACGTTATTCCGGGCCGGGTTTCGTCTCCCTGGATGAGCTGTTGCGCAACAGCGATGTGCTGATGATCAACTGCCCGCTCACCGAGGAGACACGAGATCTGGTCGGTGCCGCGCAGTTGGCGCAGATGAAGCCGGATGCGGTGATCGTGAACACCGGTCGTGGTGGTGTGGTCAACGAGGCCGCGTTGATCGACGCCATGGAGCGCGGCCAGCTCGGCGGCGCCGCGGTGGATGTCCTCGAGCAGGAGCCGGCGCAGCCGGACAATCCGATCTTCCGGCTGATCGACCACCCCAATTTCATCCTCAACCCCCATGTGGCCTGGAGCAGCCAGGACGCCATGCAAGGATTGATCAACCAGGCACTCGGCAACATTGCCCAGTTCGTCAACTCGACACATAGCCCAGCCTTGCGCTCAGGAGCCGCACGATGA